Proteins from a single region of Sphingopyxis sp. BSN-002:
- a CDS encoding SMP-30/gluconolactonase/LRE family protein: MTDYGTPEVVATGLRFPEGPVPMPDGSVLLVEIARGTLTRVAPDGTLSVVAEPGGGPNGLAIGPDGAAYVCNNGGFRWTEAGGLLFPGHAANAAPCGSIQRVDLVTGAVTTLYDSFEGERLKGPNDIVFDAGGGFWFTDHGQVRDSGRDHGAIYYAAADGSKISRQRADVMGPNGIGLSPDGRTLYVSETMTARVWAMDIVAPGELAPPPPWAPGRFVGTPPAFRLLDSMAIEEGGRICVGTMVEGGITIFDPDGGGSEFVPLPDIGITNIAFGGADRRDAYITASTTGALYRIRWPRAGLRLANCQLS; the protein is encoded by the coding sequence GTGACCGACTACGGCACCCCGGAGGTTGTCGCGACAGGACTTCGCTTTCCCGAAGGCCCTGTCCCGATGCCCGACGGATCAGTGCTGCTGGTCGAGATTGCGCGCGGAACGCTGACCCGCGTGGCGCCCGACGGGACGCTGTCCGTCGTTGCGGAGCCCGGTGGCGGCCCGAACGGCCTCGCCATTGGACCTGACGGTGCCGCCTATGTCTGCAATAATGGCGGTTTCCGGTGGACCGAGGCGGGCGGTTTGCTGTTTCCCGGTCACGCCGCGAACGCTGCACCTTGCGGGTCGATCCAGCGCGTCGACCTTGTCACCGGCGCCGTCACGACGCTCTACGACAGTTTCGAGGGCGAGCGGCTGAAGGGACCGAACGACATCGTCTTCGATGCAGGCGGGGGTTTCTGGTTCACCGACCATGGGCAGGTTCGCGATAGCGGCCGCGACCATGGCGCGATCTATTACGCAGCCGCTGACGGATCGAAGATCAGCCGCCAGCGCGCCGACGTGATGGGGCCGAACGGGATCGGCCTCTCGCCCGACGGCCGGACGCTCTATGTCAGCGAGACGATGACCGCGCGCGTTTGGGCGATGGACATTGTCGCCCCCGGCGAGCTTGCGCCGCCGCCGCCATGGGCGCCGGGACGCTTCGTTGGCACCCCGCCTGCCTTTCGCCTGCTCGACAGCATGGCGATCGAGGAGGGCGGCCGCATCTGCGTCGGCACGATGGTCGAGGGCGGGATCACGATCTTCGACCCCGACGGCGGCGGCTCGGAGTTTGTGCCGCTGCCCGACATCGGCATCACCAATATCGCCTTTGGCGGCGCCGACCGGCGCGACGCGTATATCACGGCTTCGACAACGGGAGCGCTGTACCGCATCCGCTGGCCGCGCGCCGGGCTTCGGCTGGCAAACTGTCAACTTAGTTGA
- a CDS encoding aminoglycoside phosphotransferase family protein, which translates to MIATADIVRELRAAGLAGREDVVLEPLTGGVSCDVWKVDTPTGPIVVKRPLPQLRVAAEWLAPVERGTSEVRWLRRARAVDPAIVPEVLAELPGHAFAMRFLPGCPVWKDELTAGRVDIRFAAEVGRSIAEVHAATANSAHDRDAFPNDAMFRALRVDPFFLHVAQKDTELAPALYALADDLVSRKVALVHGDVSPKNILVNAGAPVFLDAECAVYGDPAFDPAFCVTHLLLKAVWLDDIRLVESAAALVAAYRAGISWEVADDLLLRAGKLTAGLLVARVDGKSPAPYLTDAAHRRIVRDQARALILAPQPVDVLVANWKRTDP; encoded by the coding sequence ATGATCGCCACGGCCGACATCGTCCGGGAATTGCGCGCCGCCGGGTTGGCGGGCAGGGAGGATGTCGTGCTCGAACCGCTGACCGGCGGGGTATCCTGCGACGTCTGGAAGGTCGATACGCCCACGGGTCCGATCGTGGTCAAGCGTCCGTTACCGCAACTGCGGGTCGCCGCCGAATGGCTCGCGCCGGTCGAGCGCGGGACGAGCGAGGTGCGCTGGCTCCGTCGCGCGCGCGCCGTCGACCCCGCGATCGTGCCCGAAGTGCTGGCCGAACTGCCGGGGCATGCCTTCGCGATGCGCTTTCTGCCGGGTTGCCCGGTGTGGAAAGACGAACTGACCGCCGGAAGGGTCGATATCCGCTTTGCGGCGGAAGTCGGCCGGTCGATCGCCGAGGTTCACGCCGCCACCGCCAATAGCGCCCACGACCGTGACGCTTTTCCGAACGATGCGATGTTTCGCGCACTGCGCGTCGACCCGTTCTTTCTGCACGTCGCGCAAAAGGACACGGAGCTAGCGCCGGCGCTCTATGCGCTCGCCGACGACCTTGTGTCGCGCAAGGTCGCGCTCGTTCACGGCGACGTCAGCCCGAAGAATATTCTGGTCAACGCGGGCGCGCCGGTGTTCCTCGACGCCGAATGCGCGGTCTATGGCGATCCGGCATTCGATCCCGCCTTCTGCGTCACCCACTTGCTGCTGAAGGCGGTCTGGCTGGACGACATCCGGCTGGTCGAGAGCGCGGCTGCACTGGTCGCGGCGTATCGCGCCGGCATTTCATGGGAAGTCGCCGACGACCTGTTGCTGCGGGCGGGAAAGCTGACCGCCGGCCTGCTCGTTGCACGCGTCGACGGAAAGTCGCCGGCGCCCTATCTGACCGATGCCGCTCACCGTCGCATCGTGCGCGATCAGGCGCGCGCGCTTATCCTTGCGCCGCAGCCGGTGGACGTGCTGGTCGCAAACTGGAAAAGGACTGATCCATGA
- a CDS encoding cobalamin-independent methionine synthase II family protein, giving the protein MFDHPILPTTIVGSYPQPDWLIDRERLKASLPPRVRAETLWRIPDPWLADAQEAATLMAIRDQEELGIDIVGDGEMRRESYSNRLATALSGIDTEKHGTAIDRTGNANPVPLVSGPIRRVAPIEAQDAAFLRRHSTKPVKLTLPGPFTMTQQAENGYYPDARSLAMDYADAVNAEVKDLFAAGVDVVQLDEPYLQARAAEANAYAIEAINRALDGVGGTTALHICFGYAMVHHGAGATGPKPKAYDFLAELEASAIDVISIEAAQPGLDPAILAELPTKTIMYGVLDLSIPEVETPEVVAGRIREALRYVDAERLWIAPDCGMKYHSREHSQAKLKAMVDGTALVRAELK; this is encoded by the coding sequence TTGTTCGACCACCCCATATTGCCCACGACGATCGTCGGAAGCTACCCCCAGCCCGACTGGCTGATCGACCGCGAGCGACTGAAGGCCAGCCTGCCTCCCCGCGTTCGCGCCGAGACGCTGTGGCGCATTCCTGATCCCTGGCTCGCCGATGCGCAGGAGGCAGCAACGCTGATGGCGATCCGCGATCAGGAGGAACTGGGCATCGACATCGTCGGCGATGGCGAGATGCGCCGCGAAAGCTATTCGAACCGACTTGCGACCGCACTGTCGGGGATCGATACCGAGAAGCACGGGACCGCGATCGACCGCACCGGCAACGCCAATCCGGTGCCGCTCGTTTCAGGTCCGATCCGGCGGGTGGCGCCTATAGAAGCACAGGATGCCGCCTTCCTCCGCCGCCATTCGACAAAACCGGTAAAGCTGACCCTGCCCGGCCCGTTCACGATGACGCAGCAAGCCGAGAACGGCTATTATCCCGACGCGAGATCGCTCGCGATGGACTATGCGGACGCGGTGAATGCAGAAGTGAAAGACCTGTTCGCTGCCGGAGTCGACGTCGTCCAGCTCGACGAGCCCTATCTGCAGGCGCGTGCCGCCGAAGCGAACGCCTATGCGATCGAGGCGATCAACCGCGCGCTCGACGGTGTCGGCGGCACGACCGCGCTCCACATATGCTTCGGCTATGCGATGGTGCACCACGGTGCCGGCGCGACGGGCCCGAAGCCCAAGGCCTATGATTTCCTCGCGGAGCTCGAAGCCTCGGCGATCGACGTGATCTCGATCGAAGCGGCGCAACCGGGGCTCGATCCCGCAATCCTCGCCGAGCTGCCGACCAAGACGATCATGTACGGCGTCCTCGACCTGTCGATCCCCGAGGTGGAGACGCCCGAAGTGGTCGCCGGCCGCATCCGCGAGGCGCTGCGCTATGTCGATGCCGAGCGGCTGTGGATCGCCCCCGACTGCGGGATGAAGTACCACAGCCGCGAGCATAGCCAAGCCAAGCTGAAGGCCATGGTCGACGGGACGGCGCTGGTGCGCGCGGAATTGAAGTAA
- a CDS encoding glutathione S-transferase: protein MKFYTSVGPNPRVVKLFMAEKGIEIPEVTVDLRGGENRRAPYNVDVNAAGQTPALELDDGSFLCEITAICEYLDERFPDPTLTGSTAEERAKTRMWTRRVDLKICEPLTNGFRFAEGLPLFEPRLRCLPEAADGLKATAQDGIAWLDAQIAGREFVAGDAFSLADIMLFAFLDFGASVGQPIDPANLNILGWYERMKSRPSVTAN, encoded by the coding sequence ATGAAGTTTTACACCAGCGTCGGACCTAACCCGCGTGTCGTGAAACTGTTCATGGCCGAAAAGGGTATCGAAATCCCCGAGGTCACGGTCGACCTTCGCGGGGGCGAGAACCGCCGTGCGCCCTATAATGTCGATGTAAACGCTGCCGGACAGACGCCCGCGCTCGAACTCGACGATGGCAGTTTTCTTTGTGAGATCACGGCCATCTGCGAATATCTCGACGAACGCTTTCCCGATCCGACGCTGACAGGCTCGACGGCGGAAGAGCGCGCGAAGACACGGATGTGGACGCGCCGCGTCGATCTCAAGATCTGCGAGCCGCTGACCAACGGCTTTCGTTTTGCCGAGGGACTGCCCCTGTTCGAACCGCGGCTGCGATGCCTGCCGGAGGCGGCTGATGGACTGAAGGCGACTGCACAGGACGGGATCGCATGGCTCGATGCGCAGATCGCCGGTCGCGAATTCGTCGCGGGTGACGCCTTCAGCCTCGCCGATATCATGCTGTTCGCATTCCTCGACTTCGGCGCGTCGGTCGGTCAGCCGATCGACCCCGCCAACCTCAATATTCTGGGCTGGTACGAACGGATGAAAAGCCGTCCCAGCGTCACCGCCAACTGA
- a CDS encoding long-chain-fatty-acid--CoA ligase — protein sequence MIDLEAIRTLADIPAAQARKRGGAVAVKFGARETSFAELDAASNRVANALLAAGVVPGDRVSALTKNHDGWYPLFFGTARARACLAPVNCRLAAGEIAFILGDAAPKLLFVGEDFFDLALAAVEGLAEPPHVVALYGAHPAFESLESWLGGASATAPVDEPQLSDDVLQLYTSGTTGRPKGVVLANRNYRRFLEMATEVDGFAYGEDETVMIVMPLFHVAGTNVSFSGLAQGGRLVLVKDFAAGDAIRMMTEERVAHAFLAPAMIQMMLQQPEAEAGDYSQLRSIAYGASPIAEDVLRRARATFGCDFVQFYGMTESSGGGSYLSPSAHDLPGKLTSCGKPWPQTEMAILDGEGRALDDGEIGEIAIRGDLVMKEYWNRAEATADTVVDGWLRTGDVGFRDPDGFYFVHDRIKDMIVSGGENVYPAEVESAIMGCPGVADVAVIGVPDDKWGEAVKALIVPAAGATVEAADVIGWARERIAAYKAPKSIDFIDALPRNPSGKVLRRELRAPYWEGRDRAVG from the coding sequence ATGATCGATCTGGAGGCTATCCGGACGCTGGCGGATATTCCGGCGGCGCAGGCCCGCAAACGCGGGGGCGCGGTGGCCGTGAAATTCGGGGCGCGCGAGACGAGCTTTGCCGAGCTTGACGCGGCGTCGAACCGTGTCGCCAACGCACTCCTTGCGGCGGGCGTCGTTCCGGGCGATCGCGTGTCGGCCCTCACCAAGAACCATGACGGCTGGTACCCGCTCTTCTTCGGAACCGCGCGCGCGCGCGCCTGTCTGGCGCCGGTCAATTGCCGCCTTGCGGCCGGCGAGATCGCTTTCATTCTCGGCGATGCCGCGCCGAAGCTTTTGTTCGTCGGCGAAGATTTCTTCGACCTCGCACTCGCCGCGGTGGAAGGTCTCGCAGAGCCGCCGCACGTGGTGGCGCTTTATGGCGCGCACCCGGCGTTCGAGAGCCTGGAATCCTGGCTCGGCGGGGCGTCGGCGACTGCGCCTGTGGATGAGCCGCAGCTCTCCGACGACGTGCTGCAGCTTTACACCAGCGGCACGACGGGGCGGCCGAAGGGCGTGGTGCTCGCGAACAGGAACTACCGCCGGTTCCTCGAGATGGCGACCGAGGTCGACGGCTTCGCTTATGGCGAGGACGAAACGGTGATGATCGTCATGCCGCTGTTCCACGTTGCCGGAACGAATGTCAGCTTCTCGGGGCTTGCGCAGGGCGGCCGGCTCGTACTGGTCAAGGATTTCGCCGCCGGCGACGCGATCCGGATGATGACGGAGGAGCGGGTCGCGCATGCCTTCCTCGCGCCCGCGATGATCCAGATGATGCTCCAGCAACCTGAAGCCGAAGCGGGCGATTATTCGCAGCTCCGTTCGATCGCCTATGGCGCTTCGCCGATCGCCGAGGATGTGCTGCGCCGCGCACGCGCGACCTTCGGCTGCGATTTCGTCCAGTTTTACGGCATGACCGAGAGCTCGGGGGGCGGTTCCTATCTGTCGCCGTCGGCGCACGATCTTCCGGGCAAGCTGACGTCGTGCGGCAAGCCCTGGCCGCAGACCGAGATGGCGATCCTCGACGGCGAGGGGCGCGCGCTGGACGATGGCGAGATCGGCGAGATCGCGATCCGAGGCGACCTTGTGATGAAGGAATATTGGAACCGCGCCGAGGCGACCGCCGATACGGTGGTGGACGGCTGGCTCCGCACCGGCGACGTCGGCTTTCGCGACCCTGACGGCTTCTATTTCGTTCATGACCGGATCAAGGACATGATCGTGTCGGGCGGCGAGAATGTCTATCCGGCCGAGGTCGAGAGCGCGATCATGGGCTGTCCCGGGGTCGCCGACGTTGCGGTGATCGGCGTCCCTGACGATAAATGGGGAGAAGCGGTGAAAGCACTGATCGTCCCCGCGGCGGGCGCGACGGTCGAGGCCGCCGACGTCATTGGCTGGGCCCGCGAGCGGATCGCCGCATACAAGGCGCCCAAGAGCATCGACTTCATCGACGCGCTGCCGCGCAATCCGTCGGGGAAAGTGCTCCGGCGTGAGCTGCGTGCACCCTATTGGGAAGGCCGCGACCGCGCTGTGGGATAA
- the eno gene encoding phosphopyruvate hydratase: MTSRIASVTGRQLWDSRGRPTVEAEVMLESGVVGRAIAPAGASRGAHEAIDLRDGGEAFGGFGVNRAVAGIGSEIAATIKGMDAREQAAIDAALCALDNSANKGRLGANAVVAVSMAVLHAAAADAGEPLWRYLAVGRKVRVPLPEIQIFGGGAHAGRRTDVQDFMIMCPKAGSFRRALEITDDVYRAAGRLMEAKGPLSGVADEGGWWPNFSSNEDALDTLTRAIEASGHRAGDEVFISLDIAANELGDADGYSLALDDRRLSGEEMAGRIVEWAGRYPILSIEDPAGQDDWTTMAAVTAAIGDSVQIIGDDVLVTNAARVERAGDAAVCNAALIKVNQIGTVTEAKAALDAAVARGWGAIVSARSGESEDVTIAHLATGWNAGQLKVGSFTRSERMAKWNEMLRIEEALGPDAVFAGFSAFAGSIGAVAA; encoded by the coding sequence ATGACTTCGCGTATCGCCTCCGTCACCGGCCGCCAGCTCTGGGATTCGCGGGGCCGGCCCACCGTGGAGGCCGAGGTAATGCTGGAATCGGGCGTGGTTGGCCGCGCTATCGCACCCGCGGGCGCTTCGCGTGGCGCACATGAAGCGATCGATCTGCGCGACGGGGGTGAGGCGTTCGGCGGCTTTGGCGTCAATCGCGCCGTGGCGGGTATCGGGTCGGAGATCGCGGCGACGATCAAGGGCATGGACGCACGCGAGCAGGCGGCGATCGACGCGGCGCTCTGCGCGCTCGACAATAGTGCAAACAAGGGACGGCTCGGCGCGAACGCCGTGGTGGCGGTATCGATGGCGGTGCTCCACGCGGCGGCGGCCGACGCCGGCGAGCCGCTCTGGCGCTATCTTGCCGTCGGGCGAAAAGTGCGTGTGCCGCTTCCCGAAATCCAGATTTTCGGAGGCGGTGCCCACGCCGGGCGGCGCACCGACGTGCAGGATTTCATGATCATGTGCCCGAAGGCGGGCAGTTTCCGCCGCGCGCTCGAAATCACCGACGACGTCTATCGCGCCGCGGGCAGGCTGATGGAGGCGAAGGGGCCGCTGTCGGGGGTCGCCGACGAGGGCGGCTGGTGGCCGAACTTCTCCTCGAACGAGGACGCGCTCGACACGTTGACCCGGGCGATCGAGGCGAGCGGGCACCGTGCGGGCGACGAGGTGTTTATCTCGCTCGACATCGCGGCGAACGAGCTGGGCGATGCCGATGGCTATAGCCTCGCGCTCGACGATCGCCGCCTTTCGGGCGAGGAGATGGCCGGACGCATCGTCGAATGGGCCGGGCGCTATCCGATCCTGTCGATCGAGGATCCGGCCGGACAGGACGACTGGACGACGATGGCGGCGGTCACGGCCGCCATCGGCGACAGCGTCCAGATTATCGGTGACGACGTACTCGTCACGAACGCCGCGCGCGTCGAACGCGCGGGCGATGCCGCGGTGTGCAATGCGGCGCTGATCAAGGTCAACCAGATCGGTACGGTCACCGAAGCGAAGGCCGCACTCGACGCTGCCGTAGCGCGCGGTTGGGGAGCGATCGTCTCGGCGCGCTCGGGCGAGAGCGAGGATGTGACCATCGCGCATCTCGCGACCGGCTGGAATGCCGGACAGCTGAAGGTCGGCAGCTTCACCCGCTCCGAACGGATGGCGAAGTGGAACGAGATGCTGCGGATCGAGGAGGCGCTGGGCCCCGATGCGGTCTTCGCGGGCTTCTCGGCATTCGCCGGGTCGATCGGGGCGGTTGCCGCATGA
- a CDS encoding NAD(P)-dependent oxidoreductase produces the protein MIVLHARPSPGFREAVDAIFGADNVVHVDEATPLDAVASDITALLHVLTPVTPDFIASAPKLKLIQKLGVGVNTIALDAAREHGVAVCNMPGTNSQAVAEMALSLMMAVLRRTCFFDARTRAGEGWTADPSELDSVGEIGGRTVGLVGFGNSAQLLAPVLAALGAKVVYTARSPRDVPYEFLPLDRLLAESDIVSLHIPLTDGTRASIDPFAMKKGAVLVNTARGELVDQARLVEALTGGHLRGAGLDVFAEEPLSRDNPLLGLSNAVLAPHIAWLTPETLVRSLRVAHENCRRLAAGEALLHRVI, from the coding sequence ATGATCGTTCTCCACGCACGTCCAAGCCCGGGCTTTCGCGAAGCGGTCGATGCAATCTTCGGCGCGGACAATGTCGTGCATGTCGACGAGGCGACGCCGCTCGACGCCGTGGCGTCCGACATCACCGCGCTGCTTCATGTGCTGACGCCGGTGACGCCGGATTTTATTGCGTCGGCGCCGAAACTGAAACTGATCCAGAAGCTTGGTGTCGGTGTGAATACCATCGCGCTCGATGCGGCACGCGAACATGGCGTTGCGGTGTGCAACATGCCGGGTACCAACAGCCAGGCTGTCGCCGAGATGGCGCTGTCGCTGATGATGGCGGTGCTCCGGCGCACCTGCTTCTTCGATGCCCGCACCCGTGCCGGAGAGGGATGGACCGCCGATCCGTCCGAGCTCGACAGCGTCGGCGAGATCGGCGGGCGGACCGTGGGCCTCGTCGGTTTCGGCAATTCGGCACAACTATTGGCGCCGGTACTGGCGGCGCTGGGGGCGAAGGTCGTCTATACCGCACGCAGTCCCCGCGACGTGCCTTATGAATTTCTGCCGCTCGACCGCCTGCTGGCGGAAAGCGATATCGTCTCGCTCCATATCCCGCTGACCGACGGGACGCGCGCGAGCATCGACCCTTTCGCGATGAAAAAAGGGGCGGTGCTCGTAAACACCGCACGCGGCGAACTCGTAGATCAGGCCCGCCTTGTCGAGGCGCTGACCGGCGGTCATCTGCGCGGCGCCGGACTCGACGTCTTCGCCGAGGAGCCGCTGTCGCGCGATAATCCGTTGCTCGGCCTGTCCAATGCGGTGCTCGCACCGCATATCGCCTGGCTCACGCCGGAAACGCTCGTGCGCAGCCTCAGGGTCGCGCACGAAAATTGCCGCCGCCTCGCAGCAGGCGAAGCGCTTCTTCATCGGGTGATCTGA
- a CDS encoding lysophospholipase codes for MMDPNGIEGLDAQFIGRAPPTAPRIQAGGHPCQGIYWTESGKRPKVAIIATHYNVDFSEHYIAPYFARQGFGFLGWNTRYRGFEDQFLLEHAVLDIGVGMKWLKEEAGVEQIVILGNSGGGSLMGAYQAEAIAPTLTDRLPPIGQDALAQLIKGDLYISFNAHQGRPEVLTDWMDASVIDENDPVATDPELDPFNPDNGPPYSDAFIEKYRAGQRARNQRITDWAKAELARLNAAGIPDRIFPMFRCWGDIRCVDPAIDPSDRKPNWCYRGDPKIANRTPSIGRANTLKTWLNMWSLETSPCQGQPHLAKHDTPALVVQGLADTGVFPSDARKIFDFLGSADKRIELIEGAHYFEDSIRERQNAADLVGAWIREKL; via the coding sequence ATGATGGACCCCAACGGGATCGAGGGACTGGACGCGCAATTTATCGGGCGGGCGCCGCCGACGGCGCCGCGCATCCAGGCTGGCGGACATCCGTGTCAGGGGATCTACTGGACCGAAAGCGGCAAGCGTCCGAAGGTCGCCATCATCGCGACCCACTATAATGTGGATTTCTCCGAACATTATATCGCGCCGTATTTTGCACGGCAGGGCTTCGGTTTCCTCGGCTGGAACACGCGCTATCGCGGGTTCGAGGACCAGTTCCTGCTCGAGCACGCAGTTCTGGATATCGGCGTCGGCATGAAGTGGCTGAAGGAAGAGGCCGGGGTCGAACAGATCGTCATTCTGGGCAATTCGGGCGGCGGCTCGCTGATGGGCGCCTATCAGGCCGAGGCGATCGCGCCGACCCTGACCGACCGGCTACCCCCGATCGGACAGGATGCGCTGGCGCAACTGATCAAGGGCGATCTCTATATCAGCTTCAACGCGCATCAGGGACGCCCCGAAGTGCTGACCGACTGGATGGACGCGTCGGTGATCGACGAGAATGACCCGGTTGCGACCGATCCCGAACTCGATCCATTCAATCCCGACAACGGTCCGCCCTATTCAGATGCGTTCATCGAAAAATATCGCGCCGGCCAGCGCGCGCGCAACCAGCGGATCACCGATTGGGCAAAGGCCGAGCTCGCGCGTCTCAACGCGGCGGGGATTCCGGACCGCATTTTCCCGATGTTCCGCTGCTGGGGCGACATCCGCTGTGTCGATCCGGCGATCGATCCGTCGGACCGCAAACCCAACTGGTGCTATCGCGGCGACCCGAAGATCGCCAACCGCACGCCGAGCATCGGCCGCGCCAACACGCTGAAGACCTGGCTCAACATGTGGAGCCTCGAAACCTCGCCGTGTCAGGGGCAGCCGCATCTGGCGAAGCACGACACGCCCGCACTCGTCGTGCAGGGCCTTGCCGACACGGGTGTATTCCCGAGCGATGCGCGCAAGATTTTCGATTTCCTGGGATCGGCCGACAAGAGGATCGAACTGATCGAGGGCGCACATTATTTCGAGGATTCGATCCGCGAGCGCCAGAATGCCGCTGACCTCGTCGGAGCCTGGATCAGGGAGAAGCTCTGA
- a CDS encoding VOC family protein: protein MAAANSEFEFCGVNHLALVCKDMAKTVEFYRDVLGMPLTKTIDLPGGRGQHFFFDIGNGDSLAFFWFPNAPEAVPGISAPAALPTQGSFVSAHGSMNHIAINVRAEKFDDYYQRLIDKGIEVTPVLNHDDSPMQASAELHPGVFVRSVYFFDPDGVCLEFAAWTKEFDERDVAHDPVQADGTKREGFITGRTPVPAE, encoded by the coding sequence ATGGCTGCAGCAAATAGCGAGTTCGAATTCTGCGGGGTCAACCACCTCGCGCTCGTGTGCAAGGATATGGCAAAGACGGTCGAATTCTATCGCGACGTTCTCGGCATGCCGCTGACCAAGACGATCGACCTGCCCGGCGGACGCGGCCAGCATTTCTTTTTCGACATCGGCAATGGCGACAGCCTCGCCTTTTTCTGGTTTCCGAATGCGCCCGAAGCCGTTCCGGGCATCTCGGCACCCGCCGCGCTGCCGACGCAGGGCAGCTTCGTGTCGGCGCATGGCTCGATGAACCACATCGCGATCAACGTCCGGGCCGAAAAGTTCGACGATTATTACCAGCGCCTGATCGACAAGGGCATCGAGGTAACCCCGGTGCTCAACCATGACGATTCACCGATGCAGGCCTCCGCCGAATTGCATCCCGGGGTCTTCGTCCGCTCGGTCTATTTTTTCGATCCCGACGGCGTGTGCCTCGAGTTCGCGGCGTGGACCAAGGAATTCGACGAACGCGACGTTGCGCACGACCCCGTGCAGGCCGACGGCACGAAGCGCGAAGGCTTCATCACCGGCCGGACGCCGGTGCCGGCCGAGTAA
- a CDS encoding alpha/beta fold hydrolase — protein MPLPVVLITGQLLTDAVWRPLLDAWGDREVIVADNRSDDTIGGFAQRLLDSAPPTFVLVGHAMGGFVAFEVMRRAPGRVAKLALISTLASADGPAQTARRQGYIDLVESGQFDQVVEERIPILFPEEKRNDARLLGIARQMAADTGAETFLAQQRAIMARIDSRPRLGEIAVPTLLIWGEKDGITSRAHHEEILAAIPGARLEVIAGAGHLPTVEAPEAVVPLLDAFIDA, from the coding sequence ATGCCGCTTCCTGTTGTTCTGATTACCGGCCAGCTTTTGACCGATGCCGTGTGGCGGCCCTTGCTCGACGCATGGGGCGACCGCGAGGTAATCGTCGCCGACAACCGGAGTGATGACACGATCGGCGGTTTCGCGCAGCGGCTGCTCGACAGCGCTCCTCCGACGTTCGTGCTGGTCGGCCATGCGATGGGCGGCTTCGTCGCGTTCGAGGTGATGCGCCGCGCACCGGGGCGTGTTGCGAAGCTGGCGCTGATTTCCACGCTCGCTTCGGCCGACGGTCCGGCGCAGACCGCGCGGAGGCAGGGCTATATCGACCTTGTCGAAAGCGGCCAGTTCGATCAGGTCGTCGAGGAACGCATCCCGATCCTGTTCCCCGAAGAAAAGCGCAATGACGCGCGCCTGCTCGGCATTGCGCGGCAGATGGCGGCCGATACGGGGGCGGAAACCTTCCTCGCGCAACAGCGCGCGATCATGGCGCGGATCGACAGCCGCCCGCGGCTCGGCGAGATCGCGGTTCCGACTTTGCTGATCTGGGGCGAGAAGGACGGAATCACCAGCCGTGCGCACCACGAGGAGATACTGGCAGCGATCCCCGGCGCTCGGCTCGAGGTGATCGCCGGGGCGGGGCATCTGCCGACCGTCGAGGCGCCCGAAGCGGTTGTGCCGCTGCTGGACGCCTTCATCGACGCATAG